ATCGTCGGAATTTCAAGTCTGGCAGGCAAAACCGGCGTACCAATGGTGAGCGGGTACGCGGCTAGTAAACACGCGATAGCTGGCTTTTTTGACTCGCTCAGAATGGAAGTCGAAGAGTATGGTATTAGCGTAACGATGATCTATCCCGGATTTGTGAAAACGGAAATCGCGGAAAGGGCTATCGGTCCGGACGGCAATCCTATCGGTGATAACAAAAAACGCCGAGCCGGAGTGATGACCGCGGAAACCTGCGCACGGATGATTATCGAAGCAACTGCAAAAAGAAAGCGTGAATTGGTTATGACGGCACAAGGGAAATTAGGCTTGTGGATTAAGCTGATTGCCCCGGGTCTTGTCGATCGAATAGCCCGCAAAGCCATGCCGAAAAGCCGCCAAAAAACCTAATAAAAAATGGAAATAAAACTTAGACAACTCCAAACAAACCGCGATTTTGAAGCTTGCGTTCAGTTGCAAAAAGAAACCTGGGGAGAGAATTTTTCCGAATGTGTGCCTCCGGCAATTTTGATGATTGGGCAAAAAATCGGGGGAGTATCTGCGGGCGCTTTCAATGCAAAAGATGAGATGGTAGGATTTGTATTTGGTTTAACCGGCATTAAAGATGACCACCTTGTGAACTGGTCACATATGCTGGCTGTTCGAAAAGACGTTCGGGGACAGGATATCGGCTGGAAACTGAAGCTGTATCAGCGAGAGCTGTTGTTGGAACGCGAAGTCGGGATTGTTTATTGGACTTATGATCCCCTGGTCGCAAAAAATGCCCACATCAATCTTAACAAGCTCGGGGCAAAAATTCAGGAGTACGTTCCGGATATGTATGGTGAAGATACCGGCAGTGATCTGCATCGCGGCCTCGGCATGGACAGGTTCATTGTTCGGTGGCCTATCAGGGACAAACGAGTTCAACAGGCAATTTCCGGAAAGCTGGAAAAGGTGGATGATAGCTTCATAAGGGTACCTTCGGTTAATACTGAACCCGGTGATAACAACCCAAATCCTGTTGAAAAAAAATTACCCGAAGTCGAAGCTGTACGTGTAGAAATTCCGTTAAATATTGAAACGATTCAGCAAAAAGATTTGCAGCTTGCCGGAAAATGGCGTGCAAATACCAGAAGAGCGTTCGTTTGGTATTTGGATAAAGGATACCAGGTAGAAAGTTTTTATCGAGAGAAGGAAAGTAATCGCTGTTTTTATGTGTTGAAATTGTAATGCAAGTGTCTCACTTGCGACCGCTTAATTGATGGCTACCAATAAACTACAACTACTACAAAAGAAACTTGCCGCACTATCAACCTAACCCGGACAAGCCCCGTGGGATACAGATCCAACGGGGCAAGCCGGAACCAAAAAAAGAAAATTAAAAGCGCACCCCGACGCGTCGGGGCAGAGAATACGCAAAGGTTTTCTTTGCGATGCTCTTTGCGCCTTCGCGTCTTTGCGTGAAATCATTGCTTTTTGGGATTTGAATTTCATTTCTTGCCAAAAAGCTTGTGCTCGAATGCTTTTATCGAGTATGGCAGAAAATTACTTGTCAGTTACTAAAATTATTGACAAGTTTCAAATATTTCTTTATTTCGAATCAAAGAGAGAACAGGGAGAGTCTTCGAAGCCTTTAATTAGAAACGAGTGTAACAAGAGGAATATACCATGGGAATAAACAAACAATATTCAGGCTACCAATCTTTTGATTTTTTAGAGAAAGGTAAAGATTATAAACCCTATGAGTTGATTCAGGGTCAATCACTATTTGCTCCCAATCTCGTCTCATTGTCTGAGGCGCAGGAAAAGCGAGTGAATGAGCTGGCCGAGAAACTCATTATGATTTCTTTGCATGAGCACCCGGTGCTTTTTCCAGCGGATATCACCGAAACAATGGCATATGGCCGACAGGTAAGAGTATGCACTGCATTTGAAGCGCTCAGCAATTCTTACTGGGACGCTATTTTCGATAACTTCATGGACGGCACTGCCCTCATCACTTCAAAAGCAGGGTGGAAGTGGTCAGATATAATATACGATCTGGGCATGAGAATGTGTGATCTGGCACACCAGGATTTTATCATCAAGTGTGAAAAGGTTGACGATATTTACCGGGCAAACCGCGAAGGGCGAATCGCCTTTGTGCCAGCTCTGGAAGGTGCCGCCATGATTGAAAATGAACTCGATCGCATCGAGATTCTTTATGGCTTCGGTGTGAGAGAGCTTGGTATTGCCTATAGCGAATCTAACTGTCTTGGCACCGGGCTCCGGGAACCAAAAGATGGAGGGCTCACTGTTTTCGGCCATCAGGCGGTTGAGAGGATGAATAAAATAGGCATGGCGATTGACTGTGCACACTGCAGTGACCAAACCAGCCTCGATGTAATTGCGGCCAGTACAAAGCCCATTTTTTTAACCCACACAGGTGCGCGAAGCTTGTGGAATATCAAACGGCTCGCACCCGATGAGGTGCTCAAAGCCTGCGCTGATAAGGGCGGTGTGATCGGCGTGGAGGCAGCCCCCCACACGACACTTACGAAAAATAATCCACTGCATAACATTGATTCTTTTATGGAGCATTTTGAATACATTAAGGATTTGGTTGGCATCGATCATGTTACCTTTGGCCCTGACACCCTCTATGGAGATCATGTTGGATTGCATCATGTCTTTGCAGAGACCTTGTCCATTGGTACTTCCCAACAAAGTAAAAAAGGTGCCGAAAAGGCGCCAACTTACGAGCAAGTTGAATATGTAAAGGGAATTGAGAATCCAACTGAAGACTCACACAATATTCTTCGCTGGCTTGTTAAACACGGCTATTCGGAAGCGGATATCGCAAAAGTTGTTGGCGAGAATGTTTTGCGCGTGTTGCAGGAGGTCTGGCAGTAGTCGCGAAACCTATGGGTGCGATAGGTAACTCAGGCCGATAGGCTGTAGCTTTTTAGGCTGCAGAAGGAACATGCGTTATTAAAAGTCATTGATGGTCATTGTGTCATTAAGCCAATGACAATAAGTGACTTAATGACAACTAAATGACAGACTCGAAGACAGATTTTTCGAGCCTTTGCAGGAGCACTTAATTAGGCAGGTTATTTAGGAATTACACTACTAGCTATAACTTTTCATTTCTTAATCCGGATTGGGAGGATGTGATTAACAAGTTAAAATTGCCCACCATATCCATATCGCTTATGATCATTTTCGTCGTGGGCGGTAGTATCGTTTTGCTACTCGATTGGCCAATGGGTCCTTTTCATTTGGATTGGGGCGTATGGTTGCTGGCCTATTTTGGGTATTTTTATCTCATCGCTGCGGCGCTGTTTTATGCCAAAAAGGGGCGCTGATGCTTACCTACACCACAATAATAATTCTTTATTTTTTCGGCATGCTGATGCTTGGATTTTGGTTTAACCGCCAGGTGAAGTCTAAAAAGGATTATTTCCTTGCAAAAGGCAAACTCGGTTCCGGCACTATTGGATTTTCTTATTCGGCAA
The sequence above is drawn from the candidate division KSB1 bacterium genome and encodes:
- a CDS encoding membrane dipeptidase → MGINKQYSGYQSFDFLEKGKDYKPYELIQGQSLFAPNLVSLSEAQEKRVNELAEKLIMISLHEHPVLFPADITETMAYGRQVRVCTAFEALSNSYWDAIFDNFMDGTALITSKAGWKWSDIIYDLGMRMCDLAHQDFIIKCEKVDDIYRANREGRIAFVPALEGAAMIENELDRIEILYGFGVRELGIAYSESNCLGTGLREPKDGGLTVFGHQAVERMNKIGMAIDCAHCSDQTSLDVIAASTKPIFLTHTGARSLWNIKRLAPDEVLKACADKGGVIGVEAAPHTTLTKNNPLHNIDSFMEHFEYIKDLVGIDHVTFGPDTLYGDHVGLHHVFAETLSIGTSQQSKKGAEKAPTYEQVEYVKGIENPTEDSHNILRWLVKHGYSEADIAKVVGENVLRVLQEVWQ